A stretch of Enterobacter cloacae complex sp. ECNIH7 DNA encodes these proteins:
- the fdhF gene encoding formate dehydrogenase subunit alpha produces MKKIASVCPYCGAGCKLNLVVENNRIIRAEAAEGVTNQGTLCLKGFYGWDFLNDTRLLTPRLTQPMIRYHKGEAFTPVTWQEAIRYTAHKLSSIKAQHGPRSIMTTGSSRGTGNETNYVMQKFARAVLNTNNVDCCARVCHGPSVAGLQETLGNGAMSNSINDIENSKCLLVFGYNCADSHPIVARRVLKARENGAKIIVCDPRRIETARIADQHLQLKNGSNMALVNAFGYVLLEEELYDKSYVARFTEGLEAYRQTVKDYAPETVEHLTGIPARDVRQAMRTFAAAPSATVMWGMGVTQFGQAVDVVKGLSSLALLTGNLGRPAVGVGPVRGQNNVQGACDMGVLPNMFPGYQDVTDPAVRQKFADAWGIDVNKTDDRVGTRITEVPHLALEGKVKAYYIMGEDPLQTEADLGLVRSGFEALDFVVVQDIFMTKTAEVADVLLPATSWGEHGGVFTCADRGFQRFGKAIEASGNVKRDWEIISLLATEMGYPMHYDDNQQIWDEMRELCPLFYGVTYEKMGEMGHVQWPCPTLDHPGTPYLYKDNQFDTPTGKGQLFAAPWRAPAETPDADFPLVLCTVREVGHYSCRSMTGNCAALQSLADEPGRVQMNPADAEKLGIAEGQLVWVRSRRGKVITRASISERINAGAVYMTYQWWIGACNELTQDNLDPISKTPETKYCAVQLEAIEDQRWAEDFAASAYQSMKSRLINAVNV; encoded by the coding sequence ATGAAAAAGATCGCCAGCGTCTGCCCCTACTGCGGTGCAGGCTGTAAATTAAACCTTGTCGTTGAAAATAACCGTATCATCCGTGCCGAAGCCGCAGAAGGCGTCACAAACCAGGGCACCCTGTGTCTGAAAGGCTTTTACGGCTGGGACTTCCTCAACGATACCCGTCTGCTCACCCCGCGACTGACCCAGCCGATGATCCGCTACCATAAAGGCGAGGCATTCACCCCCGTTACCTGGCAAGAGGCTATCCGCTACACCGCGCACAAACTCAGCAGCATTAAAGCTCAGCACGGGCCGCGGTCGATCATGACCACCGGATCCTCTCGCGGAACCGGCAATGAAACAAACTATGTGATGCAAAAATTTGCCCGCGCGGTGCTAAACACCAACAACGTGGACTGCTGTGCGCGCGTCTGTCACGGCCCTTCCGTGGCCGGTTTACAGGAGACGCTCGGCAACGGCGCGATGAGCAACTCAATCAACGATATTGAAAACTCAAAATGCCTGCTGGTGTTTGGCTATAACTGCGCGGACTCCCACCCCATCGTCGCCCGGCGCGTGCTGAAAGCGCGTGAAAACGGCGCAAAAATTATCGTCTGCGATCCGCGGCGCATTGAAACGGCGCGCATTGCCGACCAGCATCTGCAGCTGAAAAACGGCAGCAACATGGCGCTGGTAAACGCCTTTGGCTACGTGCTGCTGGAAGAGGAGCTCTACGACAAAAGCTACGTGGCGCGCTTTACCGAGGGGCTTGAGGCCTATCGCCAGACGGTGAAAGACTATGCGCCAGAGACAGTTGAGCATCTTACCGGCATTCCCGCCCGCGACGTTCGCCAGGCGATGCGCACCTTCGCGGCGGCACCTTCCGCCACCGTGATGTGGGGGATGGGCGTGACCCAGTTTGGTCAGGCCGTGGATGTGGTCAAAGGGCTTTCCAGCCTGGCGCTGCTGACCGGCAACCTCGGCCGCCCTGCCGTCGGCGTCGGGCCGGTACGCGGACAAAACAACGTTCAGGGCGCCTGCGATATGGGCGTTCTGCCGAATATGTTCCCGGGCTATCAGGATGTGACCGATCCGGCGGTCAGGCAGAAGTTTGCCGATGCCTGGGGAATTGACGTCAATAAAACGGACGATCGGGTCGGAACGCGCATTACCGAGGTGCCCCATCTGGCGCTGGAAGGCAAGGTCAAGGCCTACTACATCATGGGGGAAGATCCGCTTCAGACCGAAGCCGATCTCGGTCTCGTTCGCAGCGGTTTTGAGGCGCTCGACTTTGTGGTGGTTCAGGACATCTTTATGACCAAAACGGCAGAAGTGGCGGACGTCCTGCTTCCTGCCACCTCCTGGGGTGAACACGGCGGCGTCTTTACCTGTGCCGATCGCGGGTTCCAGCGTTTTGGCAAAGCCATTGAGGCCAGCGGCAACGTGAAGCGCGACTGGGAAATCATCAGCCTGCTCGCCACTGAGATGGGCTACCCGATGCATTATGACGATAACCAGCAGATCTGGGATGAGATGCGCGAGCTGTGCCCGCTCTTCTACGGCGTGACGTATGAAAAAATGGGCGAGATGGGCCACGTGCAGTGGCCGTGCCCGACGCTGGATCATCCGGGAACGCCTTACCTGTATAAAGACAATCAGTTCGACACCCCAACCGGTAAAGGGCAGCTCTTTGCCGCCCCGTGGCGCGCGCCGGCGGAAACTCCGGACGCGGATTTCCCGCTGGTGCTGTGTACGGTTCGTGAAGTGGGACACTACTCCTGCCGCTCGATGACCGGGAACTGCGCCGCGCTGCAAAGCCTGGCCGATGAGCCGGGCCGGGTGCAAATGAACCCAGCCGATGCGGAAAAGCTGGGCATCGCGGAGGGCCAGCTGGTCTGGGTGCGTTCGCGTCGCGGCAAAGTGATTACCCGCGCCAGCATTAGCGAGCGTATCAACGCCGGGGCGGTCTACATGACCTATCAATGGTGGATTGGCGCCTGCAACGAGCTAACCCAGGATAATCTCGATCCCATCTCCAAAACGCCGGAAACGAAGTACTGCGCGGTGCAGCTTGAGGCGATTGAGGACCAGCGCTGGGCGGAGGATTTTGCGGCGTCTGCGTATCAGTCCATGAAGTCGCGGCTGATCAACGCCGTCAATGTCTGA
- the ycgZ gene encoding regulatory protein YcgZ, whose product MQQKGYVADSAAAIAQYFEKAVLPTQQETLGQVVVEILSDGRNLNRKSLCTKLLSRLEKADGPEEEEHYHKLLGLLFER is encoded by the coding sequence ATGCAGCAGAAAGGTTACGTCGCAGATTCCGCAGCAGCAATCGCACAGTACTTCGAAAAAGCCGTGCTTCCTACCCAGCAGGAGACGCTGGGCCAGGTGGTTGTTGAAATTCTCAGCGACGGGCGAAATCTGAATCGCAAATCGCTTTGTACAAAATTGCTCAGCCGCCTCGAAAAGGCCGATGGCCCGGAAGAGGAAGAGCATTACCACAAGCTGCTTGGTCTGCTCTTCGAACGGTAA
- the menI gene encoding 1,4-dihydroxy-2-naphthoyl-CoA hydrolase has protein sequence MIWKRAVTLQALNAMGEGNMVGLLDIQFIRIGDDEIEATMPVDSRTHQPFGLLHGGASVVLAETLGSVAGYLCTEGEQKVVGLEVNANHIRSVRSGRVRGVCRALHAGSRHQVWQIDILDEQDRLCCSSRLTTAVV, from the coding sequence GTCACGCTGCAGGCGCTGAACGCCATGGGCGAGGGGAATATGGTGGGGCTGCTGGATATCCAGTTCATCCGCATTGGCGACGATGAAATTGAGGCCACCATGCCGGTCGATAGTCGCACCCACCAGCCGTTTGGTTTATTGCACGGCGGGGCCTCCGTCGTGCTGGCCGAAACGCTGGGCTCGGTGGCGGGGTATCTCTGTACCGAAGGGGAGCAGAAGGTTGTCGGACTCGAGGTGAATGCTAACCACATTCGCTCGGTGCGCAGCGGGCGCGTGCGCGGTGTTTGCCGCGCACTGCACGCCGGAAGCCGCCATCAGGTGTGGCAGATAGATATTCTCGATGAGCAGGATCGCCTGTGCTGCTCGTCGCGGCTGACCACGGCGGTTGTGTAA
- the sufA gene encoding Fe-S cluster assembly scaffold SufA: MELHSETFNPADFAWRGLTLTPAAAAHIHELVAKKPEILGVRLGVKQTGCAGFGYVLDTVTEPEKDDLVFETDGAKLYVALQAMPFIDGTEVDYVREGLNQLFKFHNPKAQNECGCGESFGV; the protein is encoded by the coding sequence ATGGAACTGCATTCAGAAACCTTTAATCCTGCCGATTTCGCCTGGCGCGGCTTAACGCTCACGCCAGCGGCGGCGGCACATATTCACGAGCTGGTGGCGAAAAAGCCCGAGATCCTCGGCGTGCGCCTGGGTGTCAAACAGACCGGCTGCGCAGGTTTCGGCTACGTGCTCGACACCGTCACCGAACCTGAGAAAGATGACCTGGTGTTCGAGACAGACGGCGCGAAGCTGTACGTTGCGCTGCAGGCTATGCCCTTTATCGACGGCACCGAAGTGGACTACGTCCGCGAAGGCTTAAACCAGTTATTCAAATTTCATAACCCGAAAGCCCAGAACGAATGCGGCTGTGGCGAAAGCTTTGGGGTATAG
- a CDS encoding diguanylate phosphodiesterase: MLTTIIYRSHICEDVPVKALEVMVAAANSKNQQSNITGILLFNGTHFFQLLEGPVEHVSAIYEQICNDPRHHNVVELMRDHGPVRRFGNVGMELFDLRHFDRDEVLQEVLNRGTTRYQLTYNDRPLQFFRTFVEATEKANYFELPPADSWEFVREETRLSAQPEVVAKGADCSFAFQPIVDPFMQQVVSWEALLRTPDGGAPGVYFASLPRDDVYASDLQSKQVALSMASALGLQDQTLSLNLLPMTLVNIPNAVDFLLTAIEENGFVPEQIVVEFTESEAISRFDEFTDSVRQLKSAGISVTIDHFGAGFAGLQLLAQFQPDRIKINRDLVANVHKSGPRQAIIQAIIKCCASLEIQFCAVGVEKAEEWMWLESAGISQFQGHLFASPRHGGIPAIAWPEKKFEF; this comes from the coding sequence ATGCTCACCACCATCATTTACCGCAGTCATATCTGCGAGGACGTACCAGTGAAAGCGCTGGAAGTCATGGTTGCTGCTGCAAATAGTAAAAACCAGCAATCCAATATCACGGGGATCCTGCTGTTTAATGGCACACATTTTTTTCAGCTGCTTGAAGGGCCAGTGGAACACGTTTCTGCCATCTATGAGCAGATTTGCAACGACCCTCGCCACCACAACGTAGTGGAGCTGATGCGCGATCACGGACCTGTCCGTCGTTTTGGCAACGTGGGCATGGAGCTTTTTGATTTGCGACACTTCGACAGGGACGAGGTGCTGCAAGAGGTGCTCAACAGGGGGACGACGCGCTATCAGCTGACGTACAACGACCGCCCGCTGCAGTTTTTCCGCACCTTTGTCGAGGCCACGGAAAAAGCGAACTATTTTGAACTGCCCCCTGCGGATTCCTGGGAATTTGTGCGCGAAGAGACGCGCTTGTCCGCGCAGCCCGAGGTGGTCGCGAAAGGGGCGGATTGCAGCTTCGCGTTCCAGCCGATAGTCGATCCGTTTATGCAGCAGGTCGTCTCCTGGGAGGCGCTTCTCCGCACGCCTGACGGCGGCGCGCCGGGAGTTTACTTCGCCAGTCTGCCGCGTGACGACGTGTATGCCTCGGATTTACAAAGCAAGCAGGTTGCGCTCTCAATGGCCAGCGCGCTGGGGCTACAGGACCAGACGTTATCCCTTAACCTGCTGCCGATGACGCTGGTCAACATTCCCAACGCCGTGGATTTCCTGCTCACCGCCATTGAAGAAAATGGGTTTGTACCCGAGCAAATTGTGGTGGAGTTTACCGAGAGCGAAGCCATTTCCCGATTCGATGAATTCACGGATTCGGTCAGGCAGTTAAAAAGCGCGGGCATCAGCGTGACGATCGATCACTTTGGTGCCGGATTTGCCGGGTTACAGCTGCTGGCTCAGTTCCAGCCGGACAGAATTAAGATTAATCGCGATCTGGTCGCAAACGTGCACAAAAGTGGTCCCCGACAGGCCATTATCCAGGCGATTATCAAATGCTGTGCCTCGCTTGAGATCCAGTTCTGCGCGGTGGGGGTAGAGAAGGCTGAAGAGTGGATGTGGCTGGAGTCAGCGGGAATATCCCAGTTCCAGGGGCATCTTTTTGCCAGCCCGCGACACGGCGGTATTCCCGCGATTGCTTGGCCGGAGAAAAAATTCGAATTCTGA
- the sufS gene encoding cysteine desulfurase SufS has protein sequence MSFPVEKVRADFPVLTREVNGLPLAYLDSAASAQKPNPVVDAEAEFYRHGYAAVHRGIHTLSAEATQRMENVRTQIAAFLNAKSPEELVFVRGTTEGINLVANSWGNAQVHAGDNIIITQMEHHANIVPWQMLCERVGAQLRVIPLNVDGTLQLEQLDALLDDRTRLVAVTQVSNVLGTENPVAEIVEKAHQAGAKVLIDGAQAVMHHAVDVQALDCDFYVFSGHKLYGPTGIGVLYVKEDILQAMPPWEGGGSMIATVSLTEGTTYARAPWRFEAGTPNTGGIIGLGAAVSYVSAIGLDSIQEYEQLLMHYALAELASVPDLTLYGPADRQGVIAFNLGKHHAYDVGSFLDNYGLAVRTGHHCAMPLMAFYQVPAMCRASLVMYNTTEEVDRLVAGLKRIHQLLG, from the coding sequence ATGAGTTTTCCCGTCGAGAAAGTACGGGCAGATTTTCCGGTTCTGACCCGTGAAGTGAACGGTCTTCCTCTGGCCTATCTGGACAGCGCGGCCAGCGCGCAGAAGCCGAACCCGGTCGTGGATGCGGAAGCCGAGTTTTATCGCCACGGCTACGCCGCCGTGCATCGCGGTATTCATACCCTGAGCGCCGAGGCGACCCAGCGTATGGAAAACGTGCGCACGCAAATTGCCGCCTTCCTCAATGCAAAATCACCTGAGGAGCTGGTCTTCGTGCGCGGAACCACCGAAGGAATCAACCTTGTCGCTAACAGCTGGGGCAACGCGCAGGTCCACGCGGGGGATAACATCATCATCACCCAGATGGAGCACCACGCCAATATCGTGCCGTGGCAGATGCTCTGCGAGCGCGTTGGCGCGCAATTGCGGGTCATTCCGCTCAACGTTGACGGGACGCTGCAGCTAGAGCAGCTCGACGCATTGCTGGATGACCGCACGCGGCTGGTGGCGGTCACCCAGGTCTCTAACGTGCTCGGGACTGAAAACCCGGTGGCAGAGATTGTCGAAAAAGCCCATCAGGCCGGCGCGAAGGTGCTGATTGACGGCGCCCAGGCGGTAATGCACCACGCGGTTGACGTTCAGGCGCTGGACTGCGATTTCTACGTCTTCTCAGGCCACAAGCTCTATGGGCCGACCGGGATCGGCGTGCTCTACGTGAAGGAAGACATTCTGCAGGCGATGCCGCCATGGGAAGGGGGCGGCTCGATGATCGCCACAGTCAGCCTGACGGAAGGCACCACCTACGCGCGCGCGCCGTGGCGTTTTGAGGCGGGTACGCCCAACACCGGCGGGATTATCGGGCTGGGGGCGGCGGTTTCCTACGTCTCCGCAATCGGCCTTGATAGCATTCAGGAGTACGAACAGCTGCTGATGCACTATGCGCTTGCCGAGCTTGCCAGCGTGCCGGATCTGACCCTCTACGGGCCTGCCGACCGGCAAGGGGTGATCGCGTTCAATCTCGGGAAACATCACGCCTATGATGTGGGCAGTTTCCTCGATAACTACGGCTTGGCGGTCCGTACCGGGCACCACTGCGCCATGCCGCTGATGGCGTTTTACCAGGTGCCGGCAATGTGCCGCGCGTCGCTGGTGATGTACAACACAACGGAAGAGGTCGACAGGCTGGTGGCGGGGCTTAAGCGCATTCATCAGCTGCTGGGCTAA
- the sufC gene encoding Fe-S cluster assembly ATPase SufC: MLSIKDLQVSVEDKAILRGLNFDVKPGEVHAIMGPNGSGKSTLSATLAGREDYEVTHGSVEFNGKDLLEMSPEDRAGEGIFMAFQYPVEIPGVSNQFFLQTALNAVRKYRGLEALDRFDFQDLMEEKIKLLKMPEDLLTRSVNVGFSGGEKKRNDILQMAVLEPELCILDETDSGLDIDALKIVADGVNSLRDGKRSFIIVTHYQRILDYIKPDYVHVLYQGRIVKSGDFTLVKQLEEQGYGWLTEQQ, from the coding sequence ATGTTAAGCATTAAAGATTTACAGGTCAGCGTAGAAGACAAAGCCATCCTGCGTGGCCTCAATTTTGACGTCAAGCCGGGGGAAGTCCACGCTATCATGGGGCCGAACGGTTCCGGGAAAAGTACGCTTTCCGCGACGCTGGCGGGGCGCGAAGATTATGAGGTGACCCACGGCTCGGTCGAGTTCAACGGCAAAGATCTGCTGGAAATGTCACCGGAAGATCGCGCGGGAGAGGGCATCTTTATGGCCTTCCAGTACCCGGTTGAAATTCCGGGCGTCAGCAACCAGTTCTTCCTGCAAACCGCGCTCAACGCGGTGCGAAAATACCGGGGGCTGGAGGCGCTCGACCGCTTCGACTTCCAGGATTTAATGGAAGAGAAAATCAAGCTGCTGAAAATGCCGGAAGATTTGCTCACCCGCTCGGTGAACGTCGGTTTTTCCGGCGGCGAGAAAAAGCGTAATGACATTCTGCAGATGGCCGTTCTGGAGCCCGAGCTGTGCATTCTGGATGAGACCGACTCCGGTCTGGATATCGACGCCCTGAAGATTGTCGCTGACGGGGTGAACTCCCTGCGCGACGGCAAGCGTTCATTCATTATCGTCACCCACTACCAGCGCATTCTGGACTACATCAAGCCGGATTACGTCCATGTGCTTTACCAGGGGCGTATTGTGAAATCCGGAGATTTCACGCTGGTTAAACAACTGGAGGAGCAGGGTTATGGCTGGCTTACCGAACAGCAGTAA
- the sufD gene encoding Fe-S cluster assembly protein SufD encodes MAGLPNSSNALQQWHRLFEAQGGTRSEQAQQHLQQMLRLGLPTRKHENWKYTPLDGLLNAEFVTRLADLTPAQRDALALHVDAVRLVFVDGEFRPELSDALQGSGFDIEINDDRQSLSAPVQPEVFLHLTESLARSVTHIGVKRNQRPAKPLLLMHITQGLDGDEINTAHYRHHLELAEGAEATVIEHYVSLNETRHFTGSRLTMNVAANAQLHHVKLAFENPQSHHFAHNDILLGQDAAAYSHSFLLGGSVLRHNTSTQLNGENTTLRINSLAMPVKSEVCDTRTWLEHNKGYCNSRQLHKTIVSDRGRAVFNGLINVAQHAIKTDGQMTNNNLLLGRLAEVDTKPQLEIYADDVKCSHGATVGRIDDEQMFYLRSRGIDQQAAQKMIIYAFAAELTEALQDGQLKQQVLARIGKRLPGGEA; translated from the coding sequence ATGGCTGGCTTACCGAACAGCAGTAATGCGCTCCAGCAGTGGCACCGGCTGTTTGAAGCCCAGGGCGGCACGCGCTCCGAGCAGGCGCAGCAGCATCTTCAGCAGATGCTGCGTCTCGGCCTGCCGACGCGTAAGCACGAGAACTGGAAATACACCCCGCTTGATGGCCTGCTGAACGCCGAGTTCGTGACCCGCCTGGCGGATCTCACTCCGGCGCAGCGCGACGCGCTGGCATTGCATGTTGATGCCGTGCGCCTGGTGTTTGTCGACGGTGAGTTCCGTCCGGAACTGAGCGACGCCCTTCAGGGGAGCGGATTTGATATTGAGATAAACGACGATCGCCAGAGCCTGAGCGCCCCGGTTCAGCCTGAGGTGTTCCTGCACCTGACCGAGAGCCTGGCCCGCAGCGTGACGCATATCGGCGTGAAGCGTAACCAGCGTCCGGCAAAGCCGCTGCTGCTGATGCACATCACCCAGGGTCTGGACGGCGACGAAATCAACACCGCGCACTATCGCCACCATCTTGAGCTGGCGGAGGGGGCTGAGGCCACGGTGATTGAACATTACGTCAGCCTCAACGAGACGCGCCATTTTACCGGCTCGCGTTTGACGATGAATGTGGCGGCCAATGCCCAGCTTCACCACGTCAAGCTGGCGTTCGAGAACCCGCAGAGCCACCACTTTGCCCATAACGACATTTTACTTGGGCAAGATGCCGCAGCCTACAGCCACAGCTTCCTGCTCGGCGGGTCTGTGCTGCGTCACAATACCAGCACGCAGCTTAACGGTGAAAATACCACGCTGCGCATCAACAGTCTGGCGATGCCGGTTAAATCAGAGGTGTGCGACACGCGCACCTGGCTGGAGCACAACAAGGGCTACTGCAACAGCCGCCAGCTGCACAAAACTATCGTGAGTGACAGAGGTCGCGCGGTGTTTAACGGCCTGATTAACGTGGCGCAGCACGCCATTAAAACCGACGGGCAGATGACCAACAACAATCTGCTGTTAGGGCGCCTGGCGGAGGTGGACACCAAACCGCAGCTGGAGATCTACGCCGACGACGTGAAGTGCAGCCACGGTGCAACGGTCGGGCGGATCGACGACGAGCAGATGTTCTACCTGCGTTCCCGCGGCATCGACCAGCAGGCGGCGCAGAAAATGATTATCTACGCGTTTGCCGCCGAACTGACGGAAGCGCTGCAAGATGGTCAGTTAAAACAGCAGGTGCTGGCGCGTATCGGTAAGCGCCTGCCTGGAGGCGAAGCATGA
- a CDS encoding YdiH family protein — MDTEITPTQLAIEYLRRDKSNLSPAQYLKKLKQLELEFTDLLALSSNELKEEIYFAWRLGVHVH; from the coding sequence ATGGATACTGAAATAACCCCAACACAGCTGGCAATTGAATATTTACGTCGCGATAAGAGCAACCTGTCTCCGGCGCAGTACCTGAAAAAGCTGAAACAGCTTGAGCTGGAATTTACAGATTTGCTGGCGCTCTCTTCGAATGAACTGAAAGAAGAGATCTACTTTGCCTGGCGGTTGGGCGTTCACGTCCATTGA
- a CDS encoding biofilm/acid-resistance regulator YmgB/AriR, whose amino-acid sequence MRQNIQLQPEYHSAFLDSALSEYFRHAGDRFAEESAVFSTAVRCVLASEGHLSNKAIILWLIQTLEATHDVVQADVIRKTLEIVVGYTMDDL is encoded by the coding sequence ATGAGACAAAATATTCAGCTTCAACCCGAATATCATTCTGCTTTTTTAGACAGTGCGCTGTCGGAATACTTCCGTCACGCAGGCGATCGTTTTGCTGAAGAGTCCGCTGTTTTTTCTACTGCAGTACGCTGTGTTCTGGCCTCCGAAGGTCATCTGTCCAATAAAGCGATTATCCTCTGGCTCATTCAGACGCTGGAAGCCACTCACGACGTGGTTCAGGCGGATGTGATTCGCAAGACGCTGGAAATTGTCGTGGGCTACACCATGGACGACCTGTAA
- a CDS encoding MerR family transcriptional regulator, with translation MAYYSIGEVAERCGINPVTLRAWQRRYGLLKPQRSEGGHRQFDDEDILRIEEIKRLMKSGVSVGKVKALLENKEVLTQGNWASFQEEMMTVLRYASPAKLRAKIGEFRRDHAIDALIDNIISPVRQRMNQDQNTVRHMASLLDGVLIEFAIASLAESRKKAGKDALLIGWECDDRTHLWLEAARLAQKGWHIDVLAEPIDSPRPELFPGQKIFVWTGKSPTPRQQEQLDHWREQGFAVAFHH, from the coding sequence ATGGCCTATTACAGTATCGGCGAAGTGGCCGAACGATGCGGTATCAACCCCGTTACGCTGCGTGCCTGGCAGCGCCGTTATGGATTGTTGAAGCCGCAGCGCAGCGAAGGGGGCCATCGTCAGTTTGACGATGAAGATATCCTGCGTATCGAAGAGATCAAACGCCTGATGAAAAGCGGCGTCTCGGTCGGAAAAGTCAAAGCCTTGCTGGAAAACAAAGAAGTTTTGACGCAGGGCAACTGGGCTTCATTCCAGGAAGAGATGATGACCGTTCTGCGTTACGCCAGCCCGGCAAAGCTGCGTGCCAAAATTGGCGAGTTCCGCCGCGATCACGCGATAGACGCGCTGATTGACAATATTATTTCTCCCGTCCGTCAGCGCATGAACCAGGACCAAAATACCGTGCGTCACATGGCAAGCCTGTTAGACGGAGTTCTGATTGAATTCGCGATTGCAAGCCTGGCGGAGTCCCGCAAGAAAGCCGGTAAAGACGCACTGTTGATTGGCTGGGAATGCGATGACCGCACCCACCTGTGGCTGGAAGCCGCGCGCCTGGCGCAGAAGGGCTGGCACATTGACGTCCTGGCGGAACCCATCGATTCGCCGCGTCCTGAACTGTTCCCCGGGCAAAAAATCTTCGTCTGGACGGGGAAATCCCCAACGCCTCGCCAGCAGGAACAGCTTGACCACTGGCGTGAACAGGGATTTGCTGTCGCATTTCATCATTGA
- the sufB gene encoding Fe-S cluster assembly protein SufB, whose amino-acid sequence MSRNTEATSDVNTWSGGHLNYKEGFFTQLQTDELAKGINEDVVRAISAKRNEPEWMLEFRLSAFRAWLEMEEPHWLKAHYDKLNYQDYSYYSAPSCGSCDDTCASQPGAVQQTGAENSFLSKEVEEAFNQLGVPVREGKEVAVDAIFDSVSVATTYREKLAEQGIIFCSFGEAIHDHPELVKKYIGTVVPSNDNFFAALNAAVASDGTFIYVPKGVRCPMELSTYFRINAEKTGQFERTILVADEGSYVSYIEGCSAPVRDSYQLHAAVVEVIIHKDAEVKYSTVQNWFPGDGNTGGILNFVTKRALCEGENSKMSWTQSETGSAITWKYPSCILRGDNSIGEFYSVALTSGHQQADTGTKMIHIGKNTRSTIISKGISAGHSQNSYRGLVKIMPTATNARNFTQCDSMLIGADCGAHTFPYVECRNNTAQLEHEATTSRIGEDQLFYCLQRGISEEDAISMIVNGFCKDVFSELPLEFAVEAQKLLAISLEHSVG is encoded by the coding sequence ATGTCTCGTAATACTGAAGCAACGAGTGATGTAAATACCTGGAGCGGTGGGCACCTCAACTATAAAGAGGGGTTCTTCACCCAGCTCCAGACAGATGAGCTGGCGAAAGGCATTAACGAAGATGTCGTGCGGGCGATCTCGGCGAAACGCAACGAGCCCGAGTGGATGCTGGAGTTCCGTCTGAGCGCCTTCCGTGCCTGGCTGGAGATGGAAGAGCCGCACTGGCTGAAAGCGCACTACGACAAGCTAAACTATCAGGATTACAGCTACTATTCTGCGCCCTCCTGCGGCAGCTGTGACGATACCTGCGCCTCGCAGCCCGGCGCGGTGCAGCAAACTGGCGCTGAAAACAGCTTCCTCAGCAAAGAGGTGGAAGAGGCCTTTAACCAGCTTGGCGTGCCCGTTCGCGAAGGGAAAGAGGTGGCGGTAGACGCCATTTTCGACTCCGTCTCGGTGGCCACCACCTACCGCGAGAAGCTGGCAGAGCAGGGGATCATTTTCTGCTCCTTCGGCGAAGCGATTCACGATCATCCGGAACTGGTGAAAAAGTACATTGGGACCGTGGTGCCTTCAAACGATAACTTCTTTGCGGCTCTTAACGCGGCGGTGGCCTCGGACGGTACCTTTATTTACGTACCGAAAGGCGTGCGCTGTCCGATGGAGCTATCCACCTATTTCCGTATTAATGCCGAAAAAACCGGCCAGTTCGAACGCACGATTCTGGTCGCGGATGAAGGCAGCTACGTCAGCTACATCGAAGGGTGCTCCGCCCCGGTCCGCGACAGCTATCAGCTGCACGCGGCGGTGGTGGAGGTCATCATCCATAAAGACGCCGAGGTGAAATACTCCACGGTGCAAAACTGGTTCCCGGGCGACGGCAATACCGGCGGTATCCTGAACTTCGTCACCAAGCGCGCGCTGTGCGAAGGCGAAAACAGCAAGATGTCGTGGACCCAGTCTGAAACCGGCTCGGCCATCACCTGGAAATACCCGAGCTGCATCCTGCGCGGGGATAACTCCATCGGTGAGTTTTACTCCGTGGCGCTGACCAGCGGCCACCAGCAGGCCGATACCGGCACCAAGATGATCCACATAGGTAAAAACACCAGGTCGACCATTATCTCGAAAGGCATCTCCGCCGGGCACAGCCAGAACAGCTATCGCGGGCTGGTGAAAATCATGCCGACGGCCACCAATGCGCGAAACTTTACCCAGTGTGATTCGATGCTGATTGGCGCAGACTGCGGGGCGCACACCTTCCCGTACGTTGAGTGCCGTAATAATACGGCCCAGCTTGAGCACGAGGCGACGACGTCGCGGATTGGGGAAGATCAGCTCTTCTATTGCCTGCAGCGGGGGATCAGCGAAGAAGACGCCATCTCGATGATCGTTAACGGCTTCTGTAAGGATGTGTTCTCTGAACTGCCGCTGGAATTTGCCGTTGAAGCCCAGAAACTCCTCGCCATTAGTCTTGAACACAGCGTCGGTTAA